In Macadamia integrifolia cultivar HAES 741 chromosome 5, SCU_Mint_v3, whole genome shotgun sequence, a single window of DNA contains:
- the LOC122080378 gene encoding putative UDP-rhamnose:rhamnosyltransferase 1, protein MAQRNGLHIVMFPWLAFGHMIPYLELSKGLAKRGHRIYFISTPRNIDRLPKLPHNLSSLFNFVKLTLPPIANLPEGAEATSDVPFDKIQYLKKAFDGLEGSFACFLESSAPDLIIHDFSHHWLQPLAAKNGIPCAYFSIPNASSLAFLGSPWLRMMGEDTRTDPEHFTVPPKWFPSPSNLAFRLYEILKMSKSASGNASGVSDIHRQNSVILRSNFLVVRSCEEFEGDFLRILREKLYRIPVIPIGLLPPSNENALENKDDEWDNISKWLDKQREGSVVYIAFGSEAELSIEEMHEVALGLELSGLPFFWALRNPAGLLPSGFESRTQAQSIICLGWAPQRKILGHPSVGVFLTHCGWSSVIEALAVGCPLVLFPISIDQPLIAKLLLSKNIGVEIPRDERDGSFTRDSVAKALKLVIVDTEGGLHKAKAREMREVFGDEARHDRYMDNFDQYLRINLGC, encoded by the coding sequence ATGGCTCAGAGAAATGGACTTCACATTGTAATGTTCCCATGGTTAGCTTTTGGTCATATGATACCATATCTGGAGTTATCCAAAGGCTTAGCTAAAAGGGGTCATCGCATCTACTTCATTTCCACACCAAGAAACATTGATAGGCTTCCAAAACTTCCTCATAATCTATCCTCTCTGTTCAATTTTGTTAAGCTCACCTTACCTCCGATCGCCAACTTGCCGGAGGGAGCTGAGGCCACTTCCGACGTCCCATTCGACAAAATCCAGTACCTTAAGAAGGCCTTCGATGGTCTGGAGGGATCTTTCGCTTGCTTCCTTGAGAGCTCAGCTCCAGATTTGATAATCCATGATTTCTCCCATCACTGGCTTCAACCCCTTGCTGCTAAAAATGGTATTCCATGTGCCTACTTCAGTATACCCAATGCTTCATCCCTTGCCTTCCTTGGCTCCCCATGGTTGCGAATGATGGGAGAAGACACCCGAACAGATCCGGAACACTTCACTGTTCCTCCCAAGTGGTTTCCTTCCCCTTCCAATCTCGCATTTCGACTCTATGAAATCCTTAAAATGTCTAAATCGGCAAGTGGAAATGCTTCTGGTGTGTCCGACATCCATCGACAGAACTCGGTAATCCTCAGATCCAACTTTCTAGTTGTGAGAAGCTGTGAAGAATTCGAGGGTGATTTTCTACGTATCCTGCGGGAGAAGCTCTACCGGATACCAGTCATTCCAATAGGTCTACTTCCTCCCTCAAACGAGAATGCTTTGGAAAACAAAGATGATGAATGGGATAACATTAGCAAGTGGCTAGACAAGCAAAGAGAAGGGTCTGTGGTTTACATAGCATTTGGGAGTGAAGCAGAACTGAGCATAGAAGAAATGCATGAGGTAGCTCTTGGGTTAGAACTATCTGGGCTGCCtttcttttgggcactaagAAACCCAGCAGGGTTGCTACCATCAGGTTTTGAGAGCAGAACTCAAGCTCAGAGTATCATCTGTTTAGGATGGGCTCCTCAGAGAAAGATATTGGGACACCCTTCAGTGGGGGTTTTCTTGACTCACTGTGGGTGGAGTTCAGTAATTGAAGCTCTTGCAGTTGGCTGTCCTCTTGTGTTATTTCCTATATCAATCGATCAACCCTTGATTGCAAAGTTATTGCTGAGCAAAAACATTGGGGTAGAGATTCCAAGAGATGAACGAGATGGGTCATTTACAAGGGATTCGGTGGCCAAGGCACTGAAGCTAGTAATAGTGGATACAGAGGGGGGTCTGCACAAGGCCAAAGCTAGAGAGATGAGAGAAGTGTTTGGAGACGAGGCTCGGCATGACCGATACATGGATAATTTCGATCAGTACCTGAGAATTAATCTTGGGTGCTGA
- the LOC122079346 gene encoding putative UDP-rhamnose:rhamnosyltransferase 1 has product MARRNGLHIVIFPWLAFGHMIPFLELSKGLAKRGHQISFISTRRNIERLPKLPPNLSFLINFVELTLPLVANLPEGAESTSDVPVDKIQYLKNAFDGLEGSVACFLKSSVPDLILHDFSRHWPQPLAYKHGVPCAYFCITIASTLAFLGSPWLRMAGEDTRTDPEHFIVPPKWIPSQSNLAFHLYEILKLSDSSSGNASGVSDSHRQNSAILGANFVAVRSCEEFEGDSLLILREKGYWIPVIPIGLLPPSSEEANTSENKDDKWLNKQREGSVVYIAFGSEAELSREEIHEVVLGLELSGLPFFWALRNPTGLLASGFVNRTQGQGFICLGWAPQRKILGHPSVGVFLTHCGWSSVIEALAIGCPLVLLPQSIDQPLIARLLLSKNIGVEIPRDEGDGSFTRDLVAKSLKLVVVDTEGELHKAKAREMKQLFGDKAQHDRYMDDFEQYLRINHG; this is encoded by the exons ATGGCTCGGAGAAATGGGCTTCACATCGTTATTTTCCCATGGCTAGCTTTTGGTCATATGATACCATTTCTAGAGCTCTCCAAGGGCTTAGctaaaaggggtcatcaaatcTCCTTCATTTCCACACGAAGAAACATCGAAAGACTTCCCAAACTCCCTCCCAATCTATCCTTTCTCATTAATTTTGTAGAGCTCACCTTACCTCTGGTGGCCAACTTGCCGGAGGGAGCTGAGTCCACTTCTGATGTCCCAGTCGACAAAATCCAGTACCTTAAGAATGCCTTCGATGGTCTAGAAGGATCTGTTGCTTGTTTCCTTAAGAGCTCAGTCCCAGATTTGATTCTTCATGACTTCTCCCGTCACTGGCCCCAACCCCTTGCGTATAAACATGGTGTTCCATGTGCCTACTTCTGTATAACCATCGCTTCAACACTTGCCTTCCTTGGCTCCCCATGGTTGCGTATGGCCGGTGAAGATACCCGAACAGATCCTGAACACTTCATTGTTCCTCCGAAGTGGATTCCTTCCCAATCTAATCTTGCATTTCATCTCTATGAAATCCTTAAATTGTCTGATTCCTCAAGTGGAAACGCTTCTGGTGTGTCCGATAGCCATCGACAGAACTCGGCAATCCTCGGCGCCAACTTTGTAGCTGTGAGGAGCTGTGAAGAATTCGAGGGCGATTCTCTACTTATCCTGCGGGAGAAGGGCTACTGGATACCAGTCATTCCAATTGGTCTACTTCCTCCATCATCAGAGGAAGCAAATACATCGGAAAACAAAGATG AT AAGTGGCTAAACAAGCAAAGAGAAGGATCTGTGGTTTACATAGCATTTGGGAGTGAAGCAGAACTGAGCAGGGAAGAAATTCATGAGGTAGTTCTTGGGTTAGAGCTATCTGGGTTGCCCTTCTTTTGGGCACTAAGAAACCCAACAGGGTTGCTAGCATCAGGTTTTGTGAATAGAACTCAAGGTCAGGGTTTTATCTGTTTAGGATGGGCTCCTCAGAGAAAGATATTGGGCCACCCTTCAGTGGGGGTTTTCTTGACTCACTGTGGGTGGAGTTCGGTAATTGAAGCTCTTGCAATAGGTTGCCCTCTTGTGTTATTACCTCAATCAATCGATCAACCTTTGATTGCAAGGTTGTTGCTGAGCAAGAACATTGGGGTAGAGATTCCAAGAGATGAAGGAGATGGGTCGTTTACAAGGGATTTGGTCGCCAAGTCACTGAAACTAGTAGTAGTGGACACAGAAGGGGAGTTGCATAAGGCCAAAGCCAGGGAGATGAAACAACTGTTTGGAGACAAGGCTCAGCATGACCGATACATGGATGATTTTGAGCAGTACCTCAGAATTAATCATGGGTGA
- the LOC122080289 gene encoding putative UDP-rhamnose:rhamnosyltransferase 1, protein MAGRNGLHIVMFPWLAFGHMIPYLEVSKGLAKRGHRISFISTPRSIERLPKLTPNLPPLITFVKLTLPQVANLPEGAEATSDVPFDKTQYLKKAFDGLEGSFASFLESSSPDLIIHDFTHHWIQPLAAKHGIPCAYFSIFNAQFLAFFGSPWLRMTGEDTRTDPEHFTVPLKWFPSPSNLAFRLFEILKMSESLSENVSGVSDLHRFSSVIQGSKFVVVRSCEEFEGDSLSILREKLYQIPVIPIGLLLPSENKDDDEWANINKWLDKQREGSVAYIAFGSEAELSKEELHEVALGLELSGFPFFWALRNPAGSEVDILPMLPSGFVSRTQGQGIMIICLGWAPQRRISEHPSVGVFLTHCGWSSVIEALAVGCPLVLLPLSNDQALIARLLVSKNIGVEIPRDERDGSFTRDSVAKSVRLVVVDTEGELQKAKAREMKEVFGDKARHDQYIDDFDQYLRNNHDSVKKITS, encoded by the coding sequence ATGGCTGGGAGAAATGGGCTTCACATCGTCATGTTCCCATGGTTAGCTTTTGGTCATATGATACCATATCTAGAAGTCTCCAAGGGCTTAGCCAAAAGGGGTCATCGCATCTCCTTCATTTCCACACCAAGAAGCATTGAAAGGCTTCCCAAACTCACTCCCAATCTACCCCCTCTCATCACTTTTGTGAAGCTCACCTTACCTCAGGTTGCCAACTTGCCGGAGGGAGCTGAGGCCACTTCTGATGTCCCATTCGACAAGACCCAATACCTTAAGAAGGCCTTCGATGGTCTAGAGGGATCTTTTGCTTCCTTCCTTGAGAGCTCATCTCcagatttgattatccatgaCTTCACCCATCACTGGATTCAACCTCTTGCAGCTAAACATGGTATTCCATGTGCCTACTTCAGTATATTCAACGCTCAGTTCCTTGCCTTCTTTGGCTCCCCATGGTTGCGAATGACCGGCGAAGATACTCGAACAGATCCGGAACACTTCACTGTTCCTCTCAAGTGGTTTCCTTCCCCTTCCAATCTTGCATTTCGACTCTTTGAAATCCTTAAAATGTCTGAATCTTTAAGTGAAAATGTTTCTGGCGTGTCCGACCTCCATCGATTCAGCTCGGTAATCCAAGGATCCAAGTTTGTAGTTGTGAGAAGCTGTGAAGAATTCGAGGGTGATTCTCTAAGTATCCTCCGGGAGAAACTCTACCAGATACCAGTCATTCCAATAGGTCTACTTCTTCCCTCGGAAAACAAAGACGATGATGAATGGGCTAATATCAACAAATGGCTAGACAAGCAAAGAGAAGGATCTGTGGCTTACATAGCATTTGGGAGTGAAGCAGAATTGAGTAAGGAAGAATTGCATGAGGTAGCTCTTGGGTTAGAGCTATCTGGGTTTCCCTTCTTTTGGGCACTAAGAAACCCAGCAGGGTCTGAGGTAGACATCTTACCTATGTTACCATCAGGTTTTGTGAGCAGAACCCAAGGTCAGGGTATCATGATCATCTGTTTAGGATGGGCTCCTCAGAGAAGGATATCGGAACACCCTTCAGTGGGGGTATTCTTGACTCACTGTGGGTGGAGTTCGGTGATTGAAGCTCTTGCAGTAGGCTGTCCTCTGGTTTTATTACCTCTATCAAACGATCAAGCTTTGATTGCAAGGCTATTGGTGAGCAAGAATATTGGGGTAGAGATTCCAAGAGATGAACGAGATGGGTCATTTACAAGGGATTCGGTGGCCAAGTCAGTGAGGCTAGTAGTAGTGGACACAGAGGGGGAGCTGCAGAAAGCCAAAGCTAGAGAGATGAAAGAGGTGTTTGGAGACAAGGCTCGGCATGACCAATACATTGATGATTTCGATCAGTACCTCAGAAATAATCATGACTCGGTCAAAAAAATTACTAGTTAA